One Deinococcus grandis DNA window includes the following coding sequences:
- a CDS encoding acyl-CoA thioesterase encodes MPWPPTVIRVRYAETDAMGVVHHATYPVWFEVARTDLMHHLGLPYRDVEARGYYLMLSGLNVEYRRAARYDDELRIVARLSSVRSRTMTFTYEVLRGDELLATGETRHIATDQTYRPARLPDDVLSLLQAPGRARLPGT; translated from the coding sequence GTGCCCTGGCCGCCCACGGTCATCCGCGTGCGCTACGCCGAGACGGACGCGATGGGCGTCGTGCACCACGCCACGTACCCCGTGTGGTTCGAGGTGGCCCGAACCGACCTGATGCACCACCTGGGCCTGCCGTACCGGGACGTGGAGGCGCGCGGGTACTACCTGATGCTCTCGGGCCTGAACGTCGAGTACCGCCGCGCCGCCCGCTACGACGATGAACTCCGGATCGTCGCGCGGCTGAGTAGCGTCCGCTCGCGCACGATGACCTTCACGTACGAGGTCCTGCGCGGCGACGAACTGCTCGCCACGGGCGAGACCCGCCACATCGCCACCGACCAGACCTACCGCCCCGCCCGCCTCCCGGACGACGTCCTGAGCCTGCTGCAGGCGCCGGGGCGCGCTAGACTGCCGGGCACATGA
- a CDS encoding DUF309 domain-containing protein yields MTVTESGEFRRGAALFARGEWWEAHEAWERPWLTARGDDRAFLQALILLAAALHKRWAHGSLTHRNYDKALRYLDALPAGYAGVDLARLRADVWDALQGPSPPESGRPALRVVGGGLFPA; encoded by the coding sequence ATGACGGTCACGGAGTCCGGGGAGTTCCGGCGCGGCGCGGCGCTGTTCGCACGCGGCGAGTGGTGGGAGGCGCACGAGGCGTGGGAGCGGCCCTGGCTGACGGCGCGCGGGGACGACCGGGCGTTCCTGCAGGCGCTGATCCTGCTCGCGGCGGCGCTGCATAAACGCTGGGCGCACGGCAGCCTGACGCACCGGAACTACGACAAGGCCCTGCGGTACCTGGACGCGTTGCCCGCCGGGTACGCGGGGGTGGATCTCGCGCGGTTGCGGGCGGACGTGTGGGACGCCCTTCAGGGTCCGTCGCCGCCGGAGTCCGGGCGGCCCGCGCTGCGTGTGGTGGGGGGTGGGCTGTTTCCCGCGTGA
- the plsX gene encoding phosphate acyltransferase PlsX, producing MSLPVALDAMGGDHGAVPNVEGAVQAARAGVPVILVGDRVKLHAELGRHAGSASLPIEVVEATDVIGMDEHASDVRSRTQASINVASRLVKEGRASAVVSMGHSGATMASALLTLGRIKGVERPAILTHLPAKGGFTTLLDAGANADVKATYYAQWARLASVYLKVVEDRDNPTVGLLSIGEEDHKGSALVLEAHGLLRALHGRGVNFHGNVEGRDIFRNTTDIVVTDGFTGNVVLKLAEGEAKVLFGWVKEALQSSLKSKLGGLLVRGALRGLAERMDPSTYGASLLIGVRGLAFIGHGSADARAVKNALLRAARAHEANLIPRLEAAFTEQASG from the coding sequence ATGAGTCTGCCGGTCGCGCTGGACGCCATGGGCGGCGATCACGGCGCCGTGCCGAACGTCGAGGGGGCGGTGCAGGCCGCCCGCGCGGGCGTGCCCGTGATCCTCGTCGGGGACCGCGTGAAACTCCACGCGGAACTCGGGCGGCACGCGGGCAGCGCCAGTCTGCCCATCGAGGTCGTCGAGGCGACCGACGTGATCGGCATGGACGAGCACGCCAGCGACGTGCGCAGCCGCACGCAGGCGAGCATCAACGTCGCGTCGCGCCTCGTGAAGGAGGGCCGCGCGTCGGCGGTCGTCAGCATGGGCCACAGCGGCGCGACCATGGCGTCCGCGCTGCTCACGCTGGGCCGCATCAAGGGCGTCGAGCGGCCCGCGATCCTCACGCACCTGCCCGCCAAGGGCGGCTTCACCACCCTGCTGGACGCCGGGGCGAACGCCGACGTGAAGGCCACGTACTACGCGCAGTGGGCGCGGCTGGCGAGCGTGTACCTGAAGGTCGTCGAGGACCGCGACAACCCCACCGTGGGCCTGCTGTCCATCGGCGAGGAGGACCACAAGGGCAGCGCGCTGGTGCTCGAGGCGCACGGCCTGCTGCGCGCCCTGCACGGCCGGGGCGTGAACTTCCACGGGAACGTGGAGGGCCGCGACATCTTCCGCAACACCACCGACATCGTCGTCACCGACGGCTTCACCGGGAACGTCGTCCTGAAACTCGCCGAGGGCGAGGCGAAGGTGCTGTTCGGCTGGGTCAAGGAAGCCCTGCAGAGCAGCCTCAAGAGCAAGCTGGGCGGCCTGCTCGTACGCGGCGCGCTGCGCGGACTGGCCGAACGCATGGACCCCAGCACGTACGGCGCGAGCCTGCTGATCGGCGTGCGCGGCCTGGCGTTCATCGGGCACGGCAGCGCCGACGCCCGCGCGGTCAAGAACGCCCTGCTGCGGGCCGCACGCGCGCACGAGGCGAACCTGATTCCCCGCCTGGAGGCGGCCTTCACCGAGCAAGCCTCCGGCTGA
- a CDS encoding c-type cytochrome — MKNTFAVTMTLLLALTVGGSVVGYNIATKPHHSEKGHEETEAPSMGSEEAPSPNSASTGAEAAPGTTGDVTAANEGGEQAGANGAVTASGEGTTGDEKTSTTEGSATDTDTAGSTGQQPAETAAAAETQGDASAGEKLFASNCAGCHGANGQGVVGPSLVAANGPKDWTLAQFTTALREGKAPEKELAATMPRFTDAQITDSDIANVQAYIKTLN, encoded by the coding sequence ATGAAGAACACCTTCGCCGTCACCATGACGCTGCTGCTGGCCCTGACCGTCGGCGGCTCCGTCGTCGGGTACAACATTGCCACCAAGCCGCACCACAGCGAGAAGGGTCACGAGGAAACCGAGGCGCCCTCGATGGGCAGCGAGGAAGCACCCAGCCCGAACAGCGCCTCGACCGGCGCCGAGGCCGCCCCCGGAACGACCGGTGACGTCACGGCTGCCAACGAGGGCGGCGAGCAGGCCGGTGCGAACGGCGCCGTGACCGCCAGCGGCGAGGGCACCACCGGCGACGAGAAGACCAGCACCACCGAGGGCAGCGCCACCGATACCGACACCGCCGGTTCGACCGGGCAGCAGCCCGCAGAGACGGCTGCCGCGGCCGAGACGCAGGGTGACGCCAGCGCCGGGGAGAAACTCTTCGCGTCCAACTGCGCCGGGTGCCACGGTGCGAACGGCCAGGGTGTGGTCGGGCCGAGCCTCGTGGCGGCGAACGGTCCCAAGGACTGGACGCTGGCTCAGTTCACCACGGCGCTGCGTGAAGGCAAGGCGCCCGAGAAGGAACTGGCCGCCACCATGCCCCGCTTCACCGACGCGCAGATCACGGACAGCGACATCGCGAACGTGCAGGCGTACATCAAGACCCTGAACTGA
- a CDS encoding VOC family protein: MLKHVSFLTRDIAATVAFYERLGATTEKNLTTPEGHRRAVLRLGDGLLQFFQVTGETPAPHPHWAEHIALHVTGLRDLLPKLKEDGVTVTRDLQPSPGGRDMAFVQDPDGRQVELLEG; this comes from the coding sequence ATGCTCAAGCACGTCTCCTTCCTCACGCGCGACATCGCCGCGACCGTCGCCTTCTACGAACGCCTCGGCGCGACCACCGAGAAGAACCTCACCACCCCCGAGGGCCACCGCCGCGCCGTCCTGCGCCTCGGGGACGGCCTCCTCCAGTTCTTCCAGGTGACCGGCGAGACCCCCGCCCCGCACCCCCACTGGGCCGAACACATCGCCCTGCACGTCACCGGCCTCCGCGACCTCCTCCCCAAACTGAAAGAGGACGGCGTGACCGTCACCCGCGACCTCCAACCCAGCCCCGGCGGCCGCGACATGGCCTTCGTGCAGGACCCCGATGGGCGGCAGGTGGAACTCCTCGAAGGGTGA
- a CDS encoding helical backbone metal receptor, producing the protein MRLASLTCSNTDILHALHATDRLVAVDSHSDAPGIERAARLGPDLNIDVDALTRARPDLVLASLSVPGMERVVQAVQAAGLNTVILDPTSVPDTAATIRQVGTLLGLPERGEEVAAALEAELAALHRPSPAPARVLVEWWPKPIIAATRDSWVTDLLTSLGAVNALAEREGRSSPLTLDEVRAARPDLIVCSWCGAKKLRPEVIEARGLGVPVVAVPESGLGRPGPRLIEGARQIRAALDALGR; encoded by the coding sequence ATGCGACTGGCCAGCCTGACGTGCAGCAACACCGACATCCTGCACGCCCTGCACGCCACCGACCGGCTGGTGGCCGTGGACAGCCACAGCGACGCCCCCGGAATAGAACGCGCCGCGCGGCTGGGACCGGACCTGAACATCGACGTGGACGCCCTGACCCGCGCACGCCCGGATCTCGTGCTCGCCAGCCTGAGCGTGCCCGGCATGGAGCGCGTCGTGCAGGCCGTGCAGGCTGCCGGGCTGAACACCGTGATCCTCGACCCGACCAGCGTGCCGGACACTGCCGCCACCATCCGGCAGGTGGGCACACTGCTGGGCCTGCCGGAACGCGGGGAGGAGGTCGCCGCCGCGCTGGAGGCCGAACTGGCCGCCCTGCACCGCCCCAGCCCAGCCCCGGCGCGCGTGCTGGTCGAGTGGTGGCCGAAACCCATCATCGCCGCCACCCGCGACTCCTGGGTCACCGACCTGCTGACCAGCCTGGGCGCCGTGAACGCCCTGGCCGAACGGGAGGGCCGCAGCAGCCCGCTGACGCTGGACGAGGTCCGCGCCGCCCGCCCGGACCTGATCGTCTGCTCATGGTGCGGCGCGAAGAAACTCCGCCCCGAGGTCATCGAGGCGCGCGGCCTGGGCGTCCCCGTCGTCGCCGTGCCCGAGAGCGGGCTGGGCCGCCCCGGCCCCCGCCTGATCGAGGGCGCCCGGCAGATCCGCGCCGCCCTCGACGCATTGGGCCGCTGA
- a CDS encoding mechanosensitive ion channel family protein yields MLQELSVQIVKPQVWVGLALTAVAAYAIHRFGRLLISTLEPHVPARLRPALNGLWALVVIVGWLAVATAVAYLPSVPVLFSLGRDIMDGFRHSAGQLVVVIAMALIAWNLIGALAHRIVADEEFNRRSVRVQTLKGVVESTLRVVVVILSVIAGLQALGVNATSLLAGVSVLGLAVGFGAQSLIKDVFNGFFILLEDQYGVGDVITVNSGQLSGGVERLNLRVTALRALDGTVHIIPNGQIATVSVSSKDWSRVVAQVDVTYAANIDDALRVLEQVSTEIYEADAWKHFFLEAPEQQGVTQLAPDGVTLRALFKVQPKSQYAIGREFNRRIKIAMDEAGIEIPFPQRSLNFGGSPIEIKLTREDLGRDPRGGQDRDHAPVKPTLTRDPEENENT; encoded by the coding sequence ATGTTGCAGGAACTCAGTGTCCAGATCGTCAAACCACAGGTGTGGGTGGGGCTCGCGCTGACGGCGGTCGCCGCGTACGCCATCCACCGCTTCGGCCGGCTGCTGATCAGCACGCTCGAACCGCACGTCCCCGCCCGCCTGCGCCCCGCCCTGAACGGGCTGTGGGCGCTGGTCGTGATCGTCGGCTGGCTGGCCGTCGCCACCGCCGTCGCGTACCTGCCCAGCGTCCCCGTGCTGTTCAGCCTGGGCCGCGACATCATGGACGGCTTCCGCCACAGCGCCGGACAGCTCGTCGTGGTGATCGCCATGGCGCTGATCGCCTGGAACCTGATCGGCGCCCTGGCGCACCGCATCGTCGCCGACGAGGAATTCAACCGCCGCAGCGTCCGGGTGCAGACCCTCAAGGGCGTCGTGGAAAGCACCCTGCGCGTCGTCGTCGTCATCCTGAGCGTCATCGCGGGCCTCCAGGCGCTCGGCGTGAACGCCACCAGCCTCCTGGCCGGGGTGTCCGTGCTGGGCCTCGCGGTGGGTTTCGGCGCGCAGAGCCTCATCAAGGACGTCTTCAACGGCTTCTTCATCCTGCTGGAAGACCAGTACGGCGTCGGGGACGTCATCACCGTGAACTCCGGGCAGCTGTCCGGCGGCGTGGAACGCCTGAACCTGCGCGTCACCGCCCTGCGCGCCCTGGACGGCACCGTGCACATCATCCCCAACGGGCAGATCGCCACCGTCAGCGTCAGCAGCAAGGACTGGTCGAGGGTCGTCGCGCAGGTGGACGTCACGTACGCCGCGAACATCGACGACGCCCTGCGCGTGCTCGAACAGGTCAGCACCGAGATCTACGAAGCGGACGCGTGGAAGCACTTCTTCCTGGAGGCGCCCGAGCAGCAGGGCGTCACGCAACTCGCCCCGGACGGCGTCACCCTGCGCGCCCTGTTCAAGGTGCAGCCCAAGAGCCAGTACGCCATCGGCCGCGAATTCAACCGCCGCATCAAGATCGCCATGGACGAGGCCGGCATCGAAATTCCCTTCCCGCAGCGCAGCCTGAACTTCGGCGGTTCACCCATCGAGATCAAACTCACCCGCGAGGACCTGGGCCGCGACCCGCGCGGCGGCCAGGACCGCGACCACGCGCCCGTGAAACCCACCCTGACCCGCGACCCCGAGGAGAACGAGAACACCTGA
- a CDS encoding chlorite dismutase family protein gives MVDLDPSGQVTQREPDRSGRQFMNYSFFKLDPAFRRLPHAEREEIKAEFMAAADAWQADAPAAKGLIQRSYSLVGVRGDVDFMIWRMAFDVRDFQDAQARLNRTRLMGYLTQPYTYTSMNKRSQYVNRVEGSGHGLEILPGQGRYLFIYPFIKTRAWYDLTPHARQGMMDEHIYASEPFKGVRINTSYSYGIDDQEFVVSFDSDHPQEFVDLVHRLRYTEASNYTLQDTPMFTCVKKDLRETLDDLA, from the coding sequence ATGGTGGACCTCGACCCCAGCGGGCAGGTCACGCAGCGTGAACCCGACCGGTCAGGGCGGCAGTTCATGAACTACTCGTTCTTCAAGCTCGACCCGGCCTTCCGCCGCCTGCCGCACGCCGAGCGCGAGGAGATCAAGGCCGAGTTCATGGCCGCCGCCGACGCGTGGCAGGCCGACGCGCCCGCCGCGAAGGGCCTCATCCAGCGCAGCTACTCGCTGGTCGGCGTGCGCGGCGACGTGGACTTCATGATCTGGCGCATGGCCTTCGACGTCCGCGACTTCCAGGACGCCCAGGCCCGCCTGAACCGCACCCGCCTGATGGGCTACCTGACCCAGCCGTACACGTACACCAGCATGAACAAACGCAGCCAGTACGTGAACCGCGTCGAGGGCAGCGGGCACGGCCTGGAAATCCTGCCCGGCCAGGGCCGCTACCTGTTCATCTACCCGTTCATCAAGACCCGCGCGTGGTACGACCTGACGCCCCACGCCCGCCAGGGCATGATGGACGAGCACATCTACGCCTCCGAACCGTTCAAGGGCGTGCGCATCAACACCAGCTACTCCTACGGGATCGACGATCAGGAGTTCGTGGTGAGCTTCGACAGCGACCACCCGCAGGAATTCGTGGATCTGGTGCACCGCCTGCGCTACACCGAGGCGAGCAACTACACGCTGCAGGACACCCCGATGTTCACCTGCGTGAAGAAGGACCTGCGGGAGACGCTGGACGACCTCGCGTAA
- the rbfA gene encoding 30S ribosome-binding factor RbfA: MKPEQIQSQLTRVISDAIGGLRDPRVPMIVTVERVTVTADYSLARVYVSAMTGDMEELLDALRGARGYLQRQVADHVKLRRTPVLEFHDASDRPPL, from the coding sequence ATGAAACCCGAACAGATCCAGTCGCAGCTGACCCGCGTGATCAGCGACGCGATCGGCGGTCTGCGCGACCCGCGCGTGCCCATGATCGTGACCGTCGAGCGCGTGACCGTCACCGCCGACTACTCCCTGGCCCGCGTGTACGTGAGCGCCATGACCGGCGACATGGAGGAGCTGCTCGACGCGCTGCGTGGCGCGCGCGGGTACCTGCAGCGGCAGGTGGCCGACCACGTCAAGCTGCGCCGGACGCCCGTGCTGGAATTCCACGACGCCAGCGACCGGCCCCCCCTGTGA
- the trxA gene encoding thioredoxin produces the protein MKPVELTDSNFNNEISEGLTLVDFWAPWCGPCRIIAPVIEELAGQYEGKVKIAKLNVDENPVTQGQYRVMSIPTLILFKDGQPVEGVVGAQPKRAFEALLDKYSNATASA, from the coding sequence ATGAAGCCTGTGGAACTCACGGACAGCAACTTTAACAACGAGATCAGCGAGGGCCTGACCCTGGTGGACTTCTGGGCCCCCTGGTGCGGCCCCTGCCGCATCATCGCCCCGGTCATCGAGGAACTCGCCGGGCAGTACGAGGGCAAGGTCAAGATCGCGAAACTGAATGTCGACGAGAACCCCGTCACGCAGGGCCAGTACCGCGTCATGAGCATCCCCACCCTGATCCTCTTCAAGGACGGCCAGCCCGTCGAAGGCGTCGTCGGCGCCCAGCCCAAACGCGCCTTCGAAGCGCTGCTGGACAAGTACAGCAACGCGACCGCCAGCGCCTGA
- a CDS encoding IS5 family transposase (programmed frameshift) — MGRTDLTEQQWATLSPLLPANPTRGHAFKDHRTVLNGILWRLKTGAPWRDIPERYGSWHTCHDRFTRWSRNGTWVAILAALQVKADDEGRIDWDGAAIDSTHVKAHRSAVGARKQLARTGKKGGVPDEWLGISRGGRTSKIHVLSDGHGYPLSVLVSAGQASDPTYLAPLLDNVRVGRPGPGRPRKRPTTLRMDRAYGARTYRKVLRKRKICCVCPERADARKARLRRGARGGRPPKFDAQAYRGRQVVERNINRFKDFRALATRYEKRGHQFLAGVHVACIVLWL, encoded by the exons ATGGGACGGACGGATCTCACCGAGCAGCAATGGGCGACCCTCTCTCCGCTGTTGCCTGCCAACCCCACACGTGGACACGCCTTCAAGGACCATCGGACCGTCCTGAATGGCATCCTGTGGCGACTGAAGACCGGTGCCCCCTGGCGAGATATCCCGGAACGGTACGGGTCATGGCATACCTGCCATGACCGCTTCACCCGCTGGTCTCGGAACGGCACCTGGGTGGCGATTCTCGCCGCGCTCCAGGTCAAAGCCGACGATGAGGGAAGAATTGACTGGGACGGCGCCGCCATCGACAGCACCCATGTCAAAGCCCACCGCAGTGCGGTGGGCGCGCGGAAACAACTGGCACGGACGG GAAAAAAGGGAGGCGTGCCTGATGAATGGCTTGGCATCAGTCGTGGGGGAAGAACCAGCAAAATCCACGTCCTGAGTGACGGACATGGGTATCCACTCAGCGTCCTGGTGTCCGCCGGACAGGCCAGTGACCCCACTTACCTCGCGCCGCTGCTGGACAATGTTCGGGTGGGGCGTCCCGGGCCGGGACGCCCCAGGAAGCGTCCGACGACGCTCAGGATGGACCGAGCGTATGGCGCGAGGACCTACCGTAAGGTGCTACGGAAGAGAAAGATCTGCTGTGTCTGTCCGGAACGTGCGGATGCTCGGAAGGCTCGCCTGCGGCGCGGTGCGCGGGGTGGGCGTCCACCGAAATTTGACGCACAAGCCTATCGGGGACGTCAGGTGGTGGAGCGCAACATCAACCGGTTCAAGGATTTTCGGGCTTTAGCGACGCGATACGAGAAGCGGGGACATCAGTTTTTGGCCGGCGTACACGTTGCCTGCATCGTGTTGTGGCTCTGA
- a CDS encoding IS630 family transposase (programmed frameshift) encodes MPPAWQPTRWTREQMEERRLFAEPYLRAGELSSTQIAERCGVSSSAVRRWRQRLRTQGSLEATIAPGRTPRLTDAQIAQIMTILSAGPGPAQAPNARWTCPQVRELIGQTYDVWYDVDHLSRLLRQWGFTPQKPMRRAREQDQEALVTWVDTTVPELKKKVEAGETLVFIDEVGFSLKPTVTRTWAPCGQTPVLVSKYRWDSVSTIGAIATTGQFLQHTHPASINGAHVLSFLSHLLRHISGSITVLLDNARIHKTKALGAFVAAEPRLSVVYFPPYAPELNPIEPVWAYVKQHVLANFCPSDLQTLKARLPVAWRKVRAAELPRRLLHGARL; translated from the exons ATGCCGCCAGCCTGGCAACCCACCCGGTGGACCCGCGAACAGATGGAAGAACGGCGACTGTTCGCTGAGCCGTATCTCCGCGCAGGGGAGCTCAGCTCCACCCAGATCGCCGAACGGTGCGGCGTCAGCAGCAGTGCCGTTCGACGATGGCGACAACGTCTGCGCACACAGGGCTCTCTTGAAGCCACCATTGCTCCAGGCCGCACACCACGACTGACAGACGCTCAGATCGCCCAGATCATGACGATCCTCAGCGCGGGGCCGGGCCCCGCGCAGGCCCCGAATGCCCGCTGGACGTGCCCACAGGTGCGCGAGCTGATCGGCCAGACCTACGACGTGTGGTACGACGTCGATCACCTCAGTCGGCTCTTACGGCAGTGGGGATTCACACCACAGAAACCGATGAGGCGGGCACGAGAACAGGATCAGGAGGCCCTCGTCACCTGGGTGGACACCACGGTGCCCGAGTTG AAAAAAAAAGTTGAGGCCGGAGAAACACTCGTCTTCATCGATGAGGTGGGCTTCAGCTTGAAGCCCACCGTGACCCGCACCTGGGCCCCCTGTGGTCAGACGCCCGTGTTGGTGTCCAAGTACCGCTGGGACAGCGTGTCGACGATTGGAGCGATCGCCACGACGGGACAGTTTCTGCAACACACGCATCCAGCGTCGATCAACGGCGCACACGTCCTGTCGTTTCTGTCGCATCTGTTGCGTCACATTTCTGGATCGATCACGGTACTGCTCGATAACGCCCGCATTCACAAGACGAAGGCGCTGGGCGCCTTCGTTGCAGCTGAACCTCGATTGTCGGTGGTGTACTTCCCGCCATACGCGCCTGAACTGAATCCGATTGAGCCGGTGTGGGCGTATGTGAAGCAGCATGTCCTCGCGAACTTCTGCCCGTCAGATCTTCAGACGTTGAAGGCCCGATTGCCCGTGGCGTGGCGGAAAGTGCGAGCGGCTGAGCTTCCAAGGCGCCTCCTGCATGGAGCTCGGCTGTGA
- a CDS encoding LabA-like NYN domain-containing protein, protein MERIALFIDGANVYAAAKRLGWNFDHRKILEHFAAPGRLYNAFYYTAVPTPIDDKQKRFTDALTYMGYTVRTRPLREATDDSGDTYRRASLDIEIVTDLLTTSDQYDTAVLLTGDGDFERPVEVLRARGKRVVVASIAEMTSYELRNAADLYVDFKDIREHVERPGYRLPSEQRGQETRPFYTSAALDGDDR, encoded by the coding sequence ATGGAACGCATTGCACTCTTTATTGACGGCGCGAACGTGTACGCGGCAGCCAAACGACTCGGGTGGAACTTCGACCACCGCAAGATCCTGGAGCACTTCGCCGCTCCGGGCCGCCTGTACAACGCCTTCTACTACACCGCCGTCCCCACCCCCATTGACGACAAGCAGAAGCGCTTCACGGACGCCCTGACGTACATGGGCTACACGGTCCGCACCCGCCCGCTGCGCGAGGCGACGGACGACAGCGGCGACACGTACCGCCGCGCCAGCCTGGATATCGAGATCGTCACGGACCTCCTGACGACCAGTGACCAGTACGACACGGCGGTTCTGCTGACCGGCGACGGGGACTTCGAGCGCCCGGTCGAGGTGCTGCGCGCGCGTGGTAAGCGCGTCGTGGTGGCCAGCATCGCCGAGATGACGAGCTACGAGCTGCGCAACGCCGCCGACCTGTACGTGGACTTCAAGGACATCCGCGAGCACGTCGAGCGTCCCGGCTACCGCCTGCCCAGCGAGCAGCGCGGGCAGGAGACCCGGCCCTTCTACACGTCCGCCGCGCTCGACGGCGACGACCGCTGA
- a CDS encoding NUDIX domain-containing protein, which translates to MSHLSRTLPLKRAAHVYLVRDGHLLLVEERMDDGSIFYGLPGGKALPGETLGDAAVRQVLVETGLTVTDLIFVSLLEGELLTGTRNECYAIFGRFTATFHGEIDPTDPEVVGVKWVPFAQVESLVRYGPPPEVEERNPLIWVPTRDFVQGQPRAYYPI; encoded by the coding sequence ATGAGCCACCTGTCGCGCACCCTGCCGCTCAAACGTGCCGCGCACGTGTACCTCGTCCGGGACGGGCACCTGCTGCTCGTCGAGGAACGCATGGACGACGGCAGCATCTTCTACGGCCTGCCCGGCGGCAAGGCCCTCCCCGGCGAGACCCTCGGGGACGCCGCCGTCCGTCAGGTTCTCGTCGAGACCGGCCTGACCGTCACGGACCTGATATTCGTCAGCCTGCTCGAAGGCGAACTGCTGACCGGCACCCGTAACGAGTGCTACGCCATCTTCGGCCGCTTCACCGCGACCTTCCACGGCGAGATCGACCCCACCGACCCCGAGGTCGTGGGCGTCAAGTGGGTGCCGTTCGCGCAGGTGGAGTCCCTGGTGCGGTACGGCCCGCCCCCGGAAGTCGAGGAACGCAACCCGCTGATCTGGGTGCCCACCCGCGACTTCGTGCAGGGCCAGCCGCGCGCGTACTACCCCATCTGA
- a CDS encoding RBBP9/YdeN family alpha/beta hydrolase, translated as MTPTIVIVPGLGDSGPEHWQSLWTGKFGAARVRQDDPERPTPGTWSARLQEVIDATPGDLVLIGHSCGVLNIVHWARLTGGHPRVKGAMLVGPTDADRAFEEYPTVADMAPVPMQPLPFPALVVASENDPFASFERAQAFADAWDAEFISAGEAGHINIASGHGDWPDGEVLLGEALHAWTPPDIVRM; from the coding sequence ATGACGCCGACCATCGTGATCGTGCCGGGCCTGGGGGACAGCGGCCCGGAGCACTGGCAGAGCCTCTGGACCGGGAAGTTCGGCGCGGCGCGCGTGCGGCAGGACGACCCGGAGCGGCCCACGCCCGGGACGTGGTCGGCGCGGCTTCAGGAGGTCATCGACGCGACGCCGGGTGATCTGGTGTTGATCGGGCACTCGTGCGGCGTGCTGAACATCGTCCACTGGGCGCGCCTGACCGGCGGGCACCCGCGCGTGAAGGGCGCGATGCTCGTCGGCCCCACCGACGCGGACCGGGCGTTCGAGGAGTACCCGACCGTGGCGGACATGGCCCCCGTGCCCATGCAGCCCCTGCCGTTCCCGGCCCTGGTCGTCGCCAGCGAGAACGACCCCTTCGCCAGCTTCGAGCGCGCCCAGGCGTTCGCGGACGCGTGGGACGCCGAATTCATCTCGGCAGGCGAGGCCGGGCACATCAACATCGCCAGCGGACACGGCGACTGGCCCGACGGCGAGGTGCTCCTGGGCGAGGCCCTGCACGCCTGGACGCCACCGGACATCGTGAGGATGTGA